In Stenotrophomonas sp. ASS1, the following proteins share a genomic window:
- a CDS encoding PhoH family protein, with translation MKSIDHRDFTLSPEDNERLANLCGPFDGHLRQIELKLGVEIANRGFVFRISGPNEAIVEAQKLVEALYAEAGETTFDNHAIHLRLAQANVEQIAERSYEAQEVAIKVKRGTVRGRGANQGRYLHQIATHDINFGIGPAGTGKTFLAVASAVEALNESRVQRLILVRPAVEAGEKLGFLPGDLSQKVDPYLRPLYDALYEMMGVEKVVKLLEKNVIEIAPLAYMRGRTLNDAFVILDEAQNTTIEQMKMFLTRLGYGSTAVVTGDLTQTDLPKHVKSGLRDAIDVLREVEGVSFTFFESRDVVRHPLVARIVSAYDRRDLHQIQPGATP, from the coding sequence ATGAAAAGCATCGATCATCGAGACTTCACCCTGTCGCCGGAAGACAACGAGCGACTGGCCAACCTGTGCGGCCCCTTCGACGGGCACCTGCGCCAGATCGAGCTGAAGCTCGGCGTGGAGATCGCAAATCGTGGCTTCGTGTTCCGCATCAGCGGCCCCAACGAAGCCATTGTCGAGGCGCAGAAGCTGGTTGAAGCGCTGTACGCCGAAGCCGGCGAAACGACCTTCGACAACCATGCCATCCACCTGCGCCTGGCGCAGGCCAATGTCGAGCAGATCGCCGAGCGCTCCTACGAAGCGCAGGAGGTTGCGATCAAGGTCAAGCGCGGCACGGTGCGCGGCCGCGGCGCCAACCAGGGCCGCTACCTGCACCAGATCGCCACCCACGACATCAACTTCGGCATCGGCCCGGCCGGTACCGGCAAGACTTTCCTGGCCGTGGCCAGCGCGGTCGAGGCCCTGAATGAATCGCGGGTGCAGCGCCTGATCCTGGTGCGCCCGGCGGTGGAGGCCGGCGAGAAGCTGGGCTTCCTGCCCGGCGACCTGAGCCAGAAGGTCGATCCCTACCTGCGACCGCTGTACGACGCCCTGTACGAGATGATGGGCGTGGAAAAGGTGGTCAAGCTGCTGGAGAAGAACGTCATCGAGATCGCGCCGCTGGCCTACATGCGCGGCCGCACGCTCAACGATGCGTTCGTGATCCTGGACGAAGCACAGAACACCACCATCGAGCAGATGAAGATGTTCCTGACCCGCCTGGGCTACGGTTCCACTGCGGTGGTCACCGGTGACCTGACCCAGACCGACCTGCCCAAGCACGTGAAGTCCGGCCTGCGCGACGCCATCGACGTGCTGCGTGAGGTCGAGGGCGTCAGCTTCACCTTCTTCGAATCCCGTGACGTGGTCCGCCACCCGCTGGTCGCGCGCATCGTGAGCGCGTACGACCGCCGCGACCTGCATCAGATCCAACCTGGAGCAACTCCATGA
- a CDS encoding HlyD family efflux transporter periplasmic adaptor subunit translates to MGIGNGMRGIGLAGIGLLVGCGQSTPTALGTLEWDRITVPAPAAEVIATVEVREGQQVKAGTVLMQLDPARGDAQFAAAQADTARAQAQLEELQIGPRQEQIAQAQAQLAALRAQAAEASAYYRRVQPLAQQHLIAAAELDRARAAAGNAEASVRAAEQAWLERVHGSRVQDIAQGQAAADAARAQQVVQSVNLQKLQLRAPRDGVVDALPYRQGDQAPIGAPLAVMLVGERPYARVYLPQPLRLQVKVGQAAQIQLEGGNTVLKGHVRAIRSEPSFTPYYALTGDDVERLSYLAEIEVDGNSDLQKLPAGLPVQVRF, encoded by the coding sequence ATGGGCATCGGCAACGGGATGCGTGGAATCGGACTGGCGGGCATCGGCCTGCTGGTGGGGTGTGGGCAGTCAACGCCGACTGCGCTGGGCACGCTGGAGTGGGACCGGATCACGGTGCCGGCACCGGCGGCCGAAGTGATCGCCACGGTGGAGGTGCGCGAGGGCCAGCAGGTCAAGGCCGGGACCGTGCTGATGCAGCTGGACCCGGCGCGGGGAGACGCGCAGTTCGCCGCAGCGCAGGCTGATACGGCGCGTGCGCAGGCGCAGCTGGAAGAACTGCAGATCGGCCCACGCCAGGAGCAGATCGCGCAGGCCCAGGCACAACTGGCCGCGTTGCGCGCACAGGCTGCCGAAGCAAGTGCCTATTACCGACGGGTCCAGCCGTTGGCACAGCAGCACTTGATTGCCGCCGCTGAACTGGATCGAGCACGCGCCGCCGCCGGCAATGCCGAAGCCAGCGTGCGTGCTGCCGAGCAGGCCTGGCTGGAGCGGGTGCACGGCAGCCGTGTGCAGGATATCGCCCAGGGCCAGGCGGCCGCCGATGCCGCACGGGCACAGCAGGTGGTACAGAGCGTGAACCTGCAGAAGCTGCAGTTGCGTGCACCGCGCGACGGGGTAGTCGATGCATTGCCCTACCGGCAGGGTGACCAGGCACCGATCGGTGCGCCGCTGGCAGTGATGCTGGTCGGCGAGCGCCCCTATGCGCGCGTCTACCTGCCGCAACCGCTGCGTCTGCAGGTGAAGGTCGGGCAGGCCGCGCAGATACAGCTGGAAGGCGGCAACACCGTGCTGAAGGGGCATGTACGTGCGATCCGTAGCGAACCATCGTTCACGCCGTACTACGCACTGACCGGCGATGACGTCGAACGGCTGAGCTATCTGGCCGAGATTGAAGTGGACGGGAACAGCGACCTGCAGAAACTGCCAGCGGGTCTTCCGGTACAGGTGCGCTTCTGA
- a CDS encoding ABC transporter ATP-binding protein, translating into MHAQGLTRRFGELLAVDNVDLTVPRGQVYGFLGPNGSGKSTTIRMLCGLLEPSAGQIEVLGLAVPEQAEALRRRIGYMTQRFSLYEDLSVRENLEFLAAIQDLPRAQARQRVDELLQQYRLQDRQPQLAGTLSGGQKQRLALAGAVVHSPELLFLDEPTSAVDPESRRDFWEALFELADAGTTVLVSTHYMDEAERCHRLAILDRGALVADGTPAELCARLDGRTLQVTSTQPRQASRALSELPGVLSVAQIGTQLRVLCSEDVADAAALRRALASADPQARIEAVAPNLEDVFVAATRGRGREPAA; encoded by the coding sequence GTGCATGCGCAGGGCCTGACCCGCCGCTTCGGCGAGCTGCTGGCCGTGGACAACGTCGACCTGACCGTACCGCGCGGACAGGTATACGGTTTTCTGGGCCCGAACGGGTCTGGCAAGTCGACCACCATCCGCATGCTGTGCGGCCTGCTGGAACCCAGCGCAGGGCAGATCGAGGTGCTGGGGTTGGCGGTTCCCGAGCAGGCCGAAGCGCTGCGCCGACGCATCGGCTACATGACCCAGCGCTTCTCGTTGTACGAAGATCTGTCGGTGCGCGAGAACCTGGAGTTCCTCGCCGCCATCCAGGACCTGCCGCGCGCACAGGCCCGGCAGCGGGTCGACGAACTGCTGCAGCAATACCGGCTGCAGGACCGCCAGCCACAACTGGCTGGCACGCTCAGTGGTGGCCAGAAGCAGCGCCTGGCCCTGGCCGGTGCCGTGGTGCATTCGCCCGAACTGCTGTTCCTGGACGAGCCGACCAGTGCGGTCGATCCCGAATCGCGCCGCGATTTCTGGGAGGCCTTGTTCGAGCTGGCCGATGCCGGTACGACGGTGCTGGTGTCGACCCACTACATGGACGAGGCCGAGCGCTGCCATCGCCTGGCGATCCTCGATCGAGGCGCGCTGGTCGCCGACGGCACGCCGGCCGAACTGTGTGCACGGCTGGACGGCCGCACGCTGCAGGTCACCTCGACGCAGCCGCGCCAGGCCAGCCGCGCACTGTCTGAGCTGCCCGGCGTGCTGAGCGTGGCGCAGATCGGCACCCAGCTGCGGGTATTGTGCAGCGAGGATGTCGCGGACGCCGCCGCATTGCGGCGCGCGCTGGCCAGCGCCGATCCGCAGGCCCGCATCGAGGCGGTGGCACCGAACCTGGAAGACGTGTTCGTGGCGGCCACCCGCGGCCGCGGCCGGGAGCCGGCGGCATGA
- a CDS encoding ABC transporter permease, whose translation MNLRRLWAIMLKELRQLRRDRITLAMIVGIPVMQLLLFGYAINLNLRHLNAGVADQANSAASRALVQDMVATGVITPRSEAYTPDQLMQALRRGEISVGIVVPADFERRRFDGREAVQVLVDGSDTVVQSAAIQLAQVPLDTRPTSNTRPLREGSIASGQVSVTSFYNPQRRSAVNIVPGLIGVILTMTLVMFTAVAVVRERERGNMELLIATPVSRSELMVGKVLPYAAIGLLQTTLVLVLGTWLFQVPIRGSLLDIYLAAVLLVLANLALGLLISTRARSQFQAMQMTLFLFLPSILLSGFMFPFAGMPRPVQWLAEVLPLTHFLRLVRGIMLRGASLWELWHDALALLAFIVVMMTLAILRFRKRLD comes from the coding sequence ATGAACCTGCGCCGCCTGTGGGCGATCATGCTCAAGGAGCTGCGGCAGCTGCGCCGCGACCGCATCACGCTGGCGATGATCGTCGGCATCCCGGTGATGCAGCTGCTGCTGTTCGGCTACGCGATCAATCTCAACCTGCGCCATCTCAACGCCGGTGTCGCCGACCAGGCCAACAGCGCGGCGTCACGCGCGCTGGTGCAGGACATGGTCGCCACCGGCGTGATCACGCCGCGCAGCGAGGCGTACACGCCCGATCAACTGATGCAGGCGCTGCGCCGTGGCGAAATCAGTGTCGGCATCGTCGTGCCGGCCGACTTCGAGCGTCGTCGCTTCGATGGACGCGAGGCGGTGCAGGTGCTGGTCGATGGCAGCGACACCGTGGTGCAGAGCGCGGCGATCCAGCTGGCGCAGGTGCCGCTGGATACGCGCCCGACCAGCAACACGCGGCCCCTGCGCGAAGGCAGCATCGCCAGTGGCCAGGTCAGCGTGACCAGCTTCTACAACCCGCAGCGGCGCTCGGCGGTGAACATCGTGCCGGGCCTGATCGGGGTGATCCTGACCATGACCCTGGTGATGTTCACGGCGGTGGCGGTGGTGCGCGAACGCGAGCGCGGCAACATGGAACTGCTGATCGCCACGCCGGTGTCGCGCAGCGAACTGATGGTGGGTAAGGTGCTGCCCTATGCAGCCATCGGTCTGCTGCAGACCACGCTGGTACTGGTGCTGGGCACCTGGCTGTTCCAGGTGCCGATCCGCGGCAGCCTGCTGGACATCTATCTGGCCGCGGTGCTGCTGGTGCTGGCCAACCTGGCGCTGGGCCTGCTGATCTCAACGCGCGCGCGCTCGCAGTTCCAGGCGATGCAGATGACGTTGTTCCTGTTCCTGCCGTCGATCCTGCTGTCGGGCTTCATGTTCCCGTTCGCCGGCATGCCACGGCCGGTGCAGTGGCTGGCCGAAGTGCTGCCGCTGACCCACTTCCTGCGCCTGGTGCGCGGCATCATGCTGCGCGGCGCCTCGCTGTGGGAGCTGTGGCACGATGCGCTGGCGCTGCTGGCCTTCATCGTGGTGATGATGACGCTGGCGATCCTGCGTTTCCGCAAGCGCCTGGATTGA